The following are encoded in a window of Carya illinoinensis cultivar Pawnee chromosome 15, C.illinoinensisPawnee_v1, whole genome shotgun sequence genomic DNA:
- the LOC122296940 gene encoding DNA oxidative demethylase ALKBH2-like: MSWIIGRCTHETQSFFNIKHRRKVSFGWHSDDEKLYGSTPEIASVSFGCEREFFLKKKPSKRSHVSKERGEEPASKRSKKSSHTDQHSFTLKHGSLLVMRGNTQRDWLHSVPKRAKVEATRINLTFRHVV; the protein is encoded by the coding sequence ATGAGTTGGATAATCGGTAGATGCACCCATGAAACTCAGAGCTTCTTCAACATCAAACACAGAAGAAAAGTGTCCTTTGGTTGGCACTCTGATGATGAGAAGCTCTATGGATCGACGCCGGAAATTGCTTCAGTGTCCTTTGGATGTGAACGTGAATTTTTCTTGAAGAAGAAACCCAGTAAGAGATCTCATGTGTCAAAAGAACGTGGTGAAGAACCAGCAAGCAAGCGGTCCAAGAAGAGTAGCCATACTGATCAGCACTCATTCACGCTTAAGCATGGATCGCTATTGGTAATGAGGGGCAACACTCAACGAGATTGGCTCCACTCAGTGCCTAAGCGTGCAAAAGTAGAGGCAACTCGTATTAACCTCACCTTCAGGCATGTCGTTTGA